A genomic segment from Nitrospira sp. encodes:
- a CDS encoding polyketide synthase module gives MTDLTARIQRLSEPQRRLLRLRLENMQRKRTGGDAHLVGYIVPRIMGGSFTAQDLRAFLNVRMPDYMVPSTWVFIEAFPVTSRGKIDRQALLAKARTASTGVTQVVPRNECERAIADIWGELLGLPAAGLHDNFFELGGHSLLLPKVLTKVRAIASREVSMVDLFRYPTVEALAAYVAAAPAPVTDAQTTKQIKDKQEAGARRMQQRRAQQAVMRTK, from the coding sequence ATGACGGATCTGACTGCGCGCATCCAACGTCTAAGTGAACCGCAGCGACGGTTGCTGCGTCTGCGTCTGGAAAACATGCAGCGCAAACGCACGGGTGGTGATGCGCATCTAGTCGGTTATATCGTGCCCCGCATCATGGGAGGTTCGTTCACCGCCCAGGATCTGCGAGCCTTTCTGAACGTGCGGATGCCTGATTATATGGTGCCGAGCACCTGGGTCTTCATCGAAGCCTTTCCCGTAACCTCTCGCGGAAAGATCGATCGACAAGCCTTGCTGGCTAAGGCCAGAACGGCATCGACGGGTGTCACACAGGTGGTGCCGCGCAATGAATGCGAACGGGCCATCGCCGATATTTGGGGTGAACTTCTCGGGCTTCCTGCCGCCGGGTTGCACGACAATTTTTTTGAGTTGGGCGGACATTCCCTGCTGTTGCCGAAAGTATTGACCAAGGTACGTGCCATCGCATCCCGCGAGGTCTCGATGGTGGATCTCTTTCGCTATCCGACCGTCGAAGCATTGGCTGCCTATGTCGCCGCGGCGCCGGCGCCCGTCACTGATGCTCAGACAACGAAGCAAATCAAAGACAAGCAGGAAGCCGGGGCGCGTCGGATGCAGCAACGACGTGCCCAGCAGGCCGTCATGAGAACGAAATGA
- a CDS encoding polyketide synthase module: protein MSLSTAIHMEPLTLVELLRRRAADIPNQRAYEFLLDGETNGIALTYADLERQAKAIAAWLQSCRAAGERALLLYPPGLDYIAAFLGCLYAGVIAVPAYPPRRKRGLPRVQAIAVDSDADYVLTTTAVQAAIRRLSDQEAGYERLAALRWLTTDTLPIDASDDWCEPDINEHTLAFLQYTSGSTGTPKGVMVSHGNLLHNERMIKEAFEHTRQEVIVGWLPLYHDMGLIGNVLQPLYLGVPCVLMSPVHVLQKPVRWLSAISRYRATTSGGPNFAYDLCVRQISDAQRCSLDLSTWTVAFNGAEPIRPDTLRRFTETFRSCGFRQEAFYPCYGLAEATLLVTGGEAGNPPVIRSIGTAFDDRHIDSPSADRVQMLVGCGTARLDQQIRIVHPELRTQCADGQVGEVWISGKSVARGYWRQKEETETTFHARLADTGEGPFLRTGDLGLLDHGELFIAGRLKDLIIIRGRNHYPHDIERTVEESHSVLRADAGAAFSIVEQGEERLVVVQEAELRVKAFDHEAAIAAIREAVAHEHELSVSVVVLIKPGTLPKTSSGKVQRRLCRTKYLARELTVIRESALQETPAMMTPTDGETRLDDDAPEQLDTIVARIWAEVLHHNPILQSDDFFALGGDSLRGLQVLARIREVYRVELPLDTLFDHSNFGEFVAYLSTMLRTDRSIPSEPADPIQPIARQEVLPLSFAQERFWFLDQLSPGSPVNNVAVALRLRGALDVEALRRALDEIISRHDILRAYFTVQDGRPVQVILPLLHLMLSLDDLRHVPEIQREEEARRVTTEDARRPFDLANGPLLRGRVVRMGEEDHILALTLHHIVTDGWSMGILNEELSTLYGAFVAGQSSALPILPFQYADLILSQRRHMENEEPQRQLTYWRARLDNVAPVLNLPFDRSRPDVQGHRGARYAWTIEAETMRRLQALGARYRTTLFMTLLSAFNVLLFRYSDQADFCVGTPIANRSRECEGLIGCFVNTVALRADLSGNPAFSTFLAQVRTTVLGAQANQSVPFERLVDELGLARELSHTPLFQVMFVLEDKPSDIRRLGGLEASRLAMSTETSVFDLTLEMAQRANGTIGAVFEYSTDLFIESTIARMAGHFQKLLDRIIAFPDVPLSELCILSAEERQFVLVECNATQKDYPHTSCLHELFEARAAQTPNAPALVCDGRTYTYASLNARANQCARYLRAQGIGPEVTVGLCVHRSLEMVIGLLGSLKAGATYVPIDPGYPEERKAAILHDAQPKLVLTQGCVQASVPGDVAPIFVLDDHWPIAAEHSSENLLNLANPDNVAYLLYTSGTTGRPKGTSVTHRSLVNHGTAMTQMYGLGPHDRVLQFASISFDVAVEECVPTWLAGATVVLRPSEAMPAYADFHAFIEERSITVLNLPTPYWAGWVEDLEHRRAVMPSPLRLVVVGSDKASPDDVRRWRRVAGDQVGWCNAYGPTEATVTASLYVPDAKTDWLAMTTVPIGRPLSNVELYVLDFNLQPVPVGLPGDLYIGGDGVARGYHRLPSLTAEKFLPHPFSRRIGQRLYRTGDRARRRSDGNLEFLGRRDEQIKIRGFRVELAEIEHHVRQHPEVKEARVFLETNTSGDWTTIFDGIGASAQERLLREIESVPAVEAQWLYEVESTPDERRKTVIQRKSEFDVYLKINKEEFLSPPRSNQRNWLLRRALDEFSDDLLALDDHAKRFVSGSDRAGIERGWAGSRADYRPSELIIEGQQVMQDWETPLMKAMADIVTESRGDILEVGFGMGISASYIQERGPRSHTIIECNRDVMRAFTDWRRQYSDRDIRLVEGTWQEVVDHVGPFDGVFFDTYPASEAEFEEAVINGITFAEAFIPAAAGLLRPGGCFTYYTNEIDSFSRRHQRLLFRHFGSFTLSLVRSLLPPDDCHYWWADSMAVVKAVK from the coding sequence ATGTCTCTGAGCACCGCGATACACATGGAGCCGCTCACCCTGGTTGAACTGTTGCGCCGTCGAGCCGCGGATATACCGAACCAGCGCGCGTACGAGTTTTTGCTGGACGGAGAAACGAATGGCATTGCCCTGACATATGCCGATCTGGAGCGGCAGGCCAAAGCGATTGCGGCATGGTTGCAATCGTGCAGAGCGGCCGGTGAACGGGCCCTCCTTTTGTATCCTCCCGGACTCGACTACATTGCGGCCTTCTTGGGCTGTTTGTATGCCGGTGTCATTGCCGTGCCAGCCTATCCGCCGCGGCGGAAGCGGGGGTTGCCGCGCGTTCAGGCCATCGCCGTTGATTCCGATGCGGACTATGTGCTCACGACCACCGCGGTACAGGCCGCCATCCGCCGTCTGTCCGACCAAGAGGCCGGATATGAGCGGCTTGCCGCGTTGCGGTGGCTGACCACCGATACCTTGCCGATCGATGCAAGTGATGATTGGTGTGAGCCTGACATCAACGAACATACCCTTGCATTTCTCCAATACACGTCGGGCTCAACGGGGACGCCGAAAGGCGTGATGGTGAGCCACGGCAACCTCCTGCATAACGAACGAATGATCAAGGAGGCCTTCGAGCACACGCGGCAGGAAGTGATTGTCGGCTGGTTGCCGCTGTACCACGACATGGGGTTGATCGGAAATGTGCTTCAACCGCTCTATCTCGGTGTGCCTTGCGTGCTGATGTCGCCGGTGCATGTGCTGCAGAAACCGGTTCGCTGGCTCTCCGCCATTTCGCGGTATCGTGCCACCACCAGCGGCGGTCCGAACTTCGCCTATGACCTCTGCGTGAGGCAGATTTCGGACGCACAACGATGCTCGCTGGACTTGAGCACGTGGACCGTGGCGTTCAACGGGGCGGAACCCATTCGTCCCGACACGCTCCGCCGGTTCACCGAAACGTTTCGGTCTTGCGGATTTCGTCAGGAAGCCTTCTATCCCTGCTACGGGTTGGCAGAAGCCACCTTACTGGTGACCGGAGGAGAAGCCGGGAATCCGCCCGTCATCCGGTCAATCGGCACCGCATTCGACGACCGGCACATAGATTCGCCGTCGGCCGATCGCGTTCAGATGCTTGTGGGATGCGGTACGGCCAGGCTCGATCAGCAGATTCGAATCGTCCATCCCGAACTCCGGACCCAATGTGCGGACGGGCAGGTCGGAGAGGTGTGGATCAGCGGGAAGAGCGTCGCACGCGGCTATTGGCGGCAAAAAGAAGAGACCGAAACTACGTTTCACGCCAGATTGGCCGATACCGGCGAAGGTCCGTTCCTCCGCACCGGGGATCTCGGCCTGCTGGACCATGGGGAGCTGTTCATCGCCGGTCGCCTGAAAGATCTGATCATCATTCGTGGTCGCAATCATTATCCGCACGACATCGAACGAACGGTCGAGGAGAGCCACTCCGTCCTCAGGGCTGATGCGGGGGCTGCGTTTTCCATCGTCGAGCAGGGGGAAGAGCGACTGGTCGTCGTGCAAGAAGCGGAACTCCGCGTCAAGGCATTCGACCATGAGGCGGCCATTGCCGCCATCCGCGAGGCGGTAGCGCATGAACACGAACTTTCCGTGTCCGTCGTGGTGCTCATCAAGCCGGGAACGCTTCCCAAGACGTCGAGCGGAAAGGTGCAACGACGGCTCTGCCGCACCAAGTACCTTGCCCGCGAGCTGACTGTGATCAGGGAGTCTGCCCTGCAGGAAACGCCCGCCATGATGACCCCTACCGATGGGGAGACGAGGCTTGATGATGATGCTCCGGAGCAACTCGACACGATCGTCGCCCGCATCTGGGCCGAGGTATTGCACCACAATCCGATCCTGCAGAGTGATGATTTTTTTGCGCTCGGTGGAGACTCCCTGCGAGGCCTGCAGGTGTTGGCTCGGATACGAGAAGTTTACCGGGTGGAGTTACCATTAGACACGTTATTCGATCATTCGAATTTCGGAGAGTTCGTCGCCTATCTGTCGACGATGCTTCGCACCGACCGCTCCATACCGTCCGAGCCGGCGGATCCTATTCAGCCGATAGCCCGGCAAGAGGTGTTGCCCCTTTCGTTCGCGCAGGAGCGATTCTGGTTTCTCGATCAATTGTCTCCCGGAAGCCCGGTGAACAACGTTGCCGTCGCGCTTCGTTTGCGAGGCGCGCTCGATGTGGAGGCGTTGCGTCGTGCGCTCGACGAAATCATTTCCCGCCATGACATTCTGCGTGCGTACTTCACGGTGCAAGACGGGCGGCCGGTACAGGTCATTCTTCCGCTGCTCCACCTCATGCTGTCGCTCGACGATCTGCGCCATGTGCCCGAGATCCAGCGGGAAGAGGAAGCTCGGCGGGTCACAACAGAAGACGCCCGTCGGCCGTTCGATTTGGCGAACGGTCCGCTCCTGCGCGGGCGTGTGGTCCGCATGGGAGAAGAGGACCATATTTTGGCCCTCACTCTTCACCACATCGTGACGGACGGATGGTCGATGGGCATTCTCAATGAAGAGCTGTCCACGTTGTATGGGGCGTTCGTGGCAGGACAATCATCGGCTTTGCCGATACTCCCTTTTCAATATGCCGATCTGATCTTGTCCCAGCGCCGACACATGGAGAACGAAGAGCCCCAACGGCAGCTGACGTACTGGCGAGCTCGACTCGACAATGTCGCCCCCGTTCTGAACCTCCCGTTCGACCGTTCCCGCCCGGATGTGCAAGGACACCGCGGAGCGCGTTATGCCTGGACGATAGAGGCGGAAACCATGCGGAGGTTGCAAGCGCTGGGTGCACGCTACCGAACGACATTGTTCATGACACTCTTGTCGGCGTTCAATGTGCTGTTGTTCCGTTATAGCGACCAGGCGGACTTCTGTGTCGGTACACCGATCGCCAACCGTTCCAGAGAATGCGAGGGTCTGATCGGCTGCTTTGTCAACACGGTGGCCTTACGTGCCGATCTGTCCGGGAACCCTGCTTTTTCTACCTTCCTGGCGCAGGTCCGGACGACCGTGTTGGGGGCGCAAGCCAACCAATCCGTTCCGTTCGAGCGTCTGGTCGACGAATTGGGGTTGGCCAGAGAGCTCAGCCATACACCGTTGTTTCAAGTGATGTTCGTGCTGGAAGACAAGCCGTCGGACATCCGTCGGTTGGGAGGCCTTGAGGCGTCCAGGCTGGCTATGAGCACTGAAACCTCGGTGTTCGATCTCACGCTGGAAATGGCGCAACGGGCAAACGGCACGATCGGCGCCGTATTCGAATACAGCACCGACTTATTCATCGAATCAACCATTGCGCGCATGGCGGGACACTTTCAGAAATTGCTGGATCGGATCATCGCCTTTCCCGACGTGCCGCTGAGCGAGTTGTGCATACTGTCGGCGGAGGAACGGCAGTTTGTACTGGTCGAATGCAACGCCACGCAGAAGGACTATCCCCATACGTCCTGCCTGCACGAGTTGTTCGAAGCTCGGGCGGCGCAGACTCCGAATGCCCCCGCGCTGGTCTGTGATGGCCGCACCTATACTTATGCCTCGCTCAATGCCCGTGCGAATCAATGTGCCCGGTACTTACGCGCACAGGGCATCGGGCCAGAGGTGACGGTCGGGCTGTGCGTTCATCGGTCTCTTGAAATGGTGATCGGCCTGCTCGGAAGTCTCAAAGCCGGAGCGACGTATGTGCCGATCGATCCCGGCTATCCGGAGGAACGCAAGGCTGCGATCCTTCACGATGCGCAGCCGAAGCTCGTATTGACACAGGGGTGCGTCCAGGCGTCCGTCCCAGGCGATGTGGCACCGATCTTTGTATTGGATGATCACTGGCCAATAGCGGCGGAACATTCAAGCGAAAATCTCCTCAACCTGGCGAACCCCGACAATGTTGCCTATCTGCTGTATACCTCCGGTACCACCGGCCGGCCCAAAGGGACCAGCGTGACCCATCGCTCCCTCGTGAACCATGGGACGGCCATGACTCAGATGTATGGACTGGGACCGCACGATCGCGTGCTGCAGTTCGCCTCCATCAGTTTCGATGTGGCCGTCGAAGAATGTGTTCCGACATGGTTAGCCGGTGCAACCGTGGTATTGCGGCCCTCTGAGGCGATGCCGGCCTATGCCGACTTTCACGCCTTCATCGAGGAACGGAGCATCACGGTGCTCAACCTTCCGACGCCCTATTGGGCAGGATGGGTCGAGGACCTCGAGCACCGTCGCGCTGTGATGCCGTCGCCGCTCCGTCTCGTCGTCGTCGGAAGCGACAAGGCATCGCCGGACGATGTGCGGCGCTGGCGACGCGTAGCGGGCGATCAGGTGGGCTGGTGCAATGCGTATGGACCGACCGAAGCGACGGTCACGGCCAGTCTGTACGTCCCGGATGCGAAGACGGATTGGCTCGCGATGACCACGGTCCCGATCGGCCGTCCCCTGTCCAATGTCGAGTTGTACGTTCTCGATTTCAATCTCCAACCGGTTCCGGTCGGCCTGCCTGGTGATCTGTATATCGGTGGGGATGGAGTCGCGCGCGGATATCATCGCCTTCCGTCGCTGACGGCCGAAAAATTTCTCCCGCATCCGTTCAGCCGGCGCATCGGCCAACGACTCTATCGCACCGGGGATCGGGCGCGGCGGCGATCGGACGGCAACCTGGAATTCTTGGGACGGCGTGACGAGCAAATCAAGATTCGAGGGTTTCGCGTCGAGTTGGCGGAAATTGAACACCATGTGCGCCAACATCCGGAAGTGAAGGAAGCCAGGGTCTTTCTGGAAACCAATACATCCGGTGATTGGACGACGATTTTCGATGGGATCGGCGCGAGTGCTCAAGAGCGGTTGCTCAGGGAGATCGAATCCGTTCCGGCGGTCGAAGCACAGTGGTTATACGAAGTGGAGTCAACCCCCGATGAACGGAGGAAGACCGTGATCCAACGGAAGTCAGAATTCGACGTGTACCTCAAGATCAATAAAGAAGAATTTCTGTCGCCGCCGCGCTCCAATCAACGGAATTGGCTTCTACGGCGCGCTCTGGATGAGTTTTCCGACGATCTCTTGGCGCTCGATGATCATGCCAAGCGCTTTGTTTCCGGGTCTGACCGCGCCGGTATCGAACGGGGCTGGGCCGGAAGCCGAGCGGACTACAGGCCATCGGAGCTCATCATCGAAGGGCAGCAGGTCATGCAGGACTGGGAAACGCCGTTGATGAAAGCCATGGCCGATATCGTCACGGAATCCCGGGGCGACATCCTGGAAGTCGGATTCGGCATGGGAATTTCGGCGTCTTATATTCAAGAACGAGGCCCGCGTTCGCACACGATCATCGAATGCAATCGCGACGTCATGCGTGCCTTTACCGATTGGCGCAGACAGTATTCGGATCGCGACATCCGTCTTGTGGAAGGGACATGGCAAGAGGTCGTCGACCACGTGGGACCCTTCGACGGCGTGTTCTTCGACACCTATCCGGCCAGTGAGGCGGAGTTTGAAGAGGCCGTCATCAACGGCATCACCTTCGCCGAGGCGTTCATTCCGGCGGCGGCCGGATTGCTGCGTCCCGGCGGGTGCTTCACCTATTACACCAACGAGATCGATTCGTTCAGCCGGCGACATCAACGACTGCTGTTTCGGCATTTTGGGTCTTTCACGCTGAGCCTCGTCCGCTCGCTCCTCCCTCCCGATGATTGCCATTATTGGTGGGCCGACTCTATGGCCGTCGTTAAGGCGGTGAAGTGA
- a CDS encoding SyrP-like protein codes for MEGLRPWVHAYLPKFGGMLFRGFPIDSTEAFERMVKQVTPDLLGYEFRSTPRSHIANRIYTSTEYPAHQHIPLHNENAYTNEWPMKIWFYCAVAAQEGGATPIADSRDVFNRIPEKIRTRFIEKKVMYVRNYGNGLDLPWEKVFNTSDRAEVDRFCRRAGIHLEWKEDGDLRTRHVCQAVAVHPQTRETIWFNQAHLFHVSNLEPAVRESLLQVVAEEDLPRQTYYGDGSTIEDSVLDEIREVYRNVAVEFPWQAGDVMLLDNMLAAHGRAPFKGPRKILVAMAESCSAEAVGQSR; via the coding sequence ATGGAGGGCCTGCGTCCCTGGGTTCATGCCTATCTGCCGAAGTTCGGCGGGATGCTCTTCCGAGGATTCCCCATCGATTCAACTGAGGCATTCGAGCGAATGGTCAAGCAGGTGACGCCGGATTTATTGGGGTACGAATTCCGCTCCACCCCCCGCTCACACATCGCCAATCGGATCTACACGTCTACGGAATATCCGGCACATCAACACATTCCGCTCCACAATGAAAATGCCTATACGAACGAATGGCCGATGAAGATTTGGTTTTACTGTGCAGTGGCCGCACAAGAAGGAGGCGCGACTCCGATTGCCGACAGTCGTGACGTGTTCAATCGCATCCCGGAGAAAATCAGAACCCGGTTCATCGAAAAAAAGGTCATGTACGTACGGAACTATGGAAACGGGCTCGACTTGCCATGGGAGAAAGTCTTCAACACGTCCGATCGTGCTGAAGTGGACCGGTTTTGTCGGCGAGCGGGCATTCACCTGGAATGGAAAGAAGATGGCGACCTTCGCACTCGTCATGTGTGTCAGGCCGTGGCGGTGCATCCGCAGACGCGTGAAACGATATGGTTCAATCAAGCTCACCTGTTTCATGTCTCGAATCTTGAGCCGGCGGTGCGGGAATCCTTGCTTCAGGTTGTAGCGGAGGAAGATCTCCCTCGGCAAACCTACTACGGCGACGGCAGTACGATCGAGGATTCTGTCTTGGACGAAATTCGGGAAGTCTATCGAAACGTCGCCGTCGAATTTCCTTGGCAGGCTGGAGACGTCATGCTGTTGGACAACATGTTGGCCGCACATGGACGGGCGCCGTTTAAGGGGCCGCGCAAGATCCTGGTCGCCATGGCTGAATCTTGCTCAGCCGAGGCCGTCGGCCAATCGAGATGA
- a CDS encoding Thioesterase: MLTATSRSRWIVPARATEGRIRLFCVPYAGGGPSVFRTWPDRMSSDIEIWSVHLPGRETRVNEPAIGDLPSLIRALSKAIEPYLDRSFALFGHSIGALIAFELARELRRGGSFLPDHLFVSACPAPQVVDTDRISDLSEDAFFDRLQQFNGTPPEVMAHPELMALMVPTLRADFALRDTYRHVSAPPLQCSISAFAGSDDVIVKAEALEGWSEQTDRQFHLWRLPGDHFFLRDAHNPLVSIVSRVLQGGMRPEARD, encoded by the coding sequence ATGTTGACTGCGACCTCGCGTTCACGATGGATCGTGCCCGCTCGGGCCACGGAAGGCCGCATTCGGCTTTTTTGCGTGCCCTATGCCGGCGGAGGGCCGTCCGTATTTCGAACCTGGCCGGATCGCATGTCTTCCGACATCGAAATCTGGTCCGTCCATCTGCCAGGAAGGGAGACGCGGGTCAATGAGCCGGCGATCGGGGACTTGCCGTCGTTGATTCGAGCCTTGAGCAAGGCGATCGAGCCTTATCTGGATCGCAGCTTCGCGCTGTTCGGTCACAGTATCGGCGCATTGATTGCGTTCGAGCTGGCGCGTGAATTACGCCGGGGTGGCAGCTTCCTGCCCGACCATCTGTTCGTGTCCGCCTGTCCCGCGCCTCAGGTGGTCGATACGGACCGCATCTCGGATCTGTCGGAGGACGCCTTTTTCGACCGCCTGCAGCAGTTCAACGGAACCCCGCCGGAGGTCATGGCTCATCCAGAACTGATGGCGCTGATGGTTCCGACCTTGCGGGCGGACTTCGCGTTGCGGGACACGTACCGTCATGTGAGTGCCCCCCCTCTGCAGTGCTCAATTTCGGCGTTCGCAGGCAGTGACGACGTCATCGTCAAGGCGGAGGCCCTTGAAGGCTGGAGCGAACAGACTGATCGGCAGTTTCATCTGTGGAGGTTGCCAGGCGACCATTTTTTTCTGAGGGACGCGCACAACCCTCTGGTGAGCATCGTGTCGCGCGTGTTGCAGGGTGGAATGAGGCCTGAAGCACGTGACTGA
- a CDS encoding MbtH-like NRPS chaperone — protein sequence MSRDEQDDTTIYKVVVNHEEQYSIWPEYKANPSGWRDVGKTGLKSDCLTYIAEVWTDMRPLSLRKWMDEQAKVNEAAV from the coding sequence ATGAGTCGAGACGAGCAAGATGACACGACGATTTACAAAGTGGTGGTGAACCATGAGGAGCAATATTCCATTTGGCCGGAGTATAAAGCCAACCCTTCCGGATGGCGGGATGTGGGGAAGACCGGACTCAAGTCTGATTGTTTGACCTACATCGCAGAAGTGTGGACCGACATGCGACCATTGAGCCTGCGGAAATGGATGGACGAGCAAGCCAAAGTCAACGAGGCCGCCGTCTAA
- a CDS encoding Family S45 unassigned peptidase — MTFTVRIVLIMIVFLVMAGLWGVMTLRASLPVLDGTAPISGLTAAVSIASDEHGVPTIVAETRADAFRALGYVIARDRLFQMDLLRRSTAGELAEVFGRAAVANDIKQRRLGLHQAARAIYVGLPPDQQETVNAYTQGINSFLAQATTLPPEFLLLGYRPQPWQEADSLLIVLAMFQMLNLYEDDERMRTVMAKALPSSVQSFLLPDVDLYTHAVLHETDPDQFHVSIPVKELAAMRRPPDSDQSRYANVIREKPAVGSNGWVLAGSHVAGGRAMLANDMHLDMTVPNTWYRVRLRYDGVDMTGLVVPGIPVVVVGTNRHVAWGFTNIEGDFVDLVRLDLNRDDPNQYQTPQGWRRFETRREVIAVKGDPDEIVYCMDTVWGPVAEQPLLGYKVAVRWTGLDPDAVDIGLFHMDGARTVNEAIQVLNRAKGPANNVMLADAEGHIAWTYTGRIPIRRGFDGSVSVSWADGAKGWAGYVPAEELPRIIDPPSGFIVSANQRMLAQYPYTVGHSFVGGYRAYRIAEQLRGVQGAQEADLLRIQLDTKSEFYEFYRRIAREVLTDEEVRSHPGLAPLRRVVDAWDGHADIDSVGYGFLIQFRDVLARSIFMPLLERCLAEDRQFTYVGGMETPLRALLTARVPELAPSGQGSEAWRSFFVDAMERSWQELRDTYGASPENVTWGQINHLQIQHPLSGALPGLSWLLDMSDSEAPGCDACVRMVSGKVSATERFVVSPGHAESGILHMPGGQSGHPLSPHYRDQQQAWSQGTALPLIGSPTRHTLTLVPIGSLS, encoded by the coding sequence ATGACATTCACCGTTCGCATCGTGCTGATCATGATTGTCTTCCTGGTGATGGCAGGACTGTGGGGCGTCATGACTCTGCGGGCGTCGCTTCCCGTGCTGGATGGCACCGCCCCGATCTCGGGATTGACGGCGGCCGTGTCGATCGCTTCGGACGAGCACGGTGTGCCGACCATCGTCGCCGAGACCCGCGCAGATGCCTTCCGAGCCTTAGGGTATGTCATCGCCCGTGATCGTCTTTTTCAGATGGATCTGTTGCGGAGAAGTACGGCCGGGGAGTTGGCCGAGGTGTTTGGCCGCGCCGCCGTGGCAAACGATATCAAGCAGCGACGACTCGGTCTGCATCAGGCGGCACGCGCGATATATGTCGGGCTCCCGCCTGACCAACAGGAAACCGTGAACGCCTATACGCAGGGCATCAATAGTTTTTTGGCGCAGGCGACGACATTGCCGCCGGAGTTTCTCCTGCTCGGGTACAGGCCTCAACCTTGGCAGGAAGCGGATTCCCTGCTCATCGTTCTGGCCATGTTTCAGATGCTGAATTTGTATGAGGACGATGAGCGTATGCGGACCGTCATGGCGAAGGCGCTCCCCTCAAGCGTACAGTCCTTCCTATTGCCCGATGTCGATCTGTATACGCATGCCGTTTTGCACGAGACAGACCCGGATCAGTTTCATGTGTCCATACCGGTGAAGGAGCTGGCGGCCATGCGTCGACCGCCTGACTCCGACCAATCTCGTTACGCCAACGTCATTCGCGAAAAACCCGCTGTCGGTTCAAACGGGTGGGTCCTTGCCGGTTCTCATGTCGCCGGAGGACGCGCCATGCTGGCCAATGATATGCATTTGGACATGACGGTTCCCAATACCTGGTACCGCGTCCGCCTGCGCTATGACGGTGTGGACATGACAGGCCTGGTCGTTCCGGGTATTCCCGTGGTTGTTGTCGGAACGAATCGTCATGTGGCGTGGGGGTTTACGAATATCGAAGGCGATTTTGTGGATCTCGTGCGGCTCGACCTGAATCGGGATGACCCCAACCAGTATCAGACGCCGCAGGGGTGGCGCCGCTTCGAGACCAGACGCGAGGTCATTGCCGTCAAAGGCGACCCCGATGAGATCGTCTACTGTATGGATACCGTGTGGGGCCCTGTGGCGGAGCAGCCGTTGCTCGGGTACAAGGTCGCCGTTCGTTGGACCGGTCTCGATCCGGATGCCGTCGATATCGGACTGTTCCATATGGACGGAGCGCGCACGGTGAACGAAGCGATTCAGGTCCTGAATCGCGCGAAAGGACCGGCGAACAATGTCATGCTGGCCGATGCCGAAGGACACATCGCCTGGACGTACACCGGGAGGATTCCCATTCGGCGGGGATTTGACGGTTCGGTCAGTGTGTCGTGGGCGGACGGGGCGAAGGGTTGGGCCGGGTATGTTCCCGCCGAAGAACTGCCCCGCATCATCGATCCGCCGTCCGGGTTCATCGTCAGCGCCAACCAACGCATGCTCGCGCAGTATCCGTATACCGTGGGGCATTCCTTCGTCGGCGGCTATCGTGCCTACCGGATTGCGGAGCAGTTGCGCGGCGTGCAGGGAGCGCAAGAAGCCGATCTGTTGCGGATCCAACTGGATACGAAAAGCGAGTTCTACGAGTTCTATCGACGGATCGCGCGAGAGGTCCTGACCGATGAGGAGGTTCGAAGCCATCCCGGCCTCGCACCGCTGCGCCGGGTCGTGGATGCCTGGGATGGCCATGCCGATATCGACAGCGTCGGGTACGGCTTCTTGATTCAGTTTCGCGATGTCTTGGCCCGATCGATCTTCATGCCGTTGTTGGAACGATGTCTCGCCGAGGATCGGCAGTTTACCTATGTCGGAGGGATGGAAACCCCGTTGCGGGCGTTATTGACCGCTCGAGTACCGGAATTGGCCCCTTCCGGCCAAGGTTCCGAAGCCTGGCGGTCGTTCTTTGTCGACGCAATGGAGCGAAGTTGGCAGGAACTCCGAGACACCTATGGCGCATCCCCGGAAAACGTCACGTGGGGGCAGATCAATCATCTGCAGATTCAACATCCTTTGAGCGGAGCGCTGCCCGGCCTTTCGTGGCTGCTCGACATGTCGGACAGTGAGGCGCCAGGTTGTGACGCTTGTGTGCGAATGGTCAGTGGGAAGGTGTCCGCCACCGAACGCTTCGTGGTCTCACCGGGACATGCGGAAAGCGGCATTTTGCACATGCCGGGGGGACAGTCCGGTCATCCGCTGTCACCTCATTACCGTGATCAACAACAAGCTTGGAGCCAGGGTACGGCCTTGCCTTTGATCGGGTCGCCGACCCGCCATACGTTGACTCTGGTTCCCATCGGTTCACTGAGCTGA